In one window of Rhodopseudomonas palustris HaA2 DNA:
- a CDS encoding FecR family protein gives MGALRREALERVRRLGSGRATPADVEATKQWGRQSPDHAEALWQASLLWDRLGCAGDNVLRRSGAALGGVQAAAPAPSRRAFVAGAAATAAAAYLVVRPPLDLWPSLGDVMADYHTATGETKDVSIPGDIRLSLNTATSIKLQKPADTIERIELLRGEATVTVGAQPGRELIIVAGAGEARARHAQFNVLHEQDATCVTCLQGEVEVRLGTASSVLRLGQQLRYGADGLGSATPADIGEVTAWREGLLIFHQRPLMDVVAEINRYRPGRVMVVNAELGRRVVNGRFRVDNVDGVMAMFEQIFGAKLTRLPGGIVLLG, from the coding sequence TTGGGCGCGCTGCGCCGCGAAGCGCTGGAGCGCGTGCGCCGGCTCGGCTCCGGACGCGCCACACCCGCGGATGTCGAGGCCACCAAGCAGTGGGGCCGCCAGAGCCCGGATCACGCCGAGGCGCTGTGGCAGGCGAGCCTGCTCTGGGACCGGCTGGGCTGCGCTGGAGACAACGTGCTGCGACGCTCGGGTGCAGCTTTGGGGGGCGTGCAAGCGGCGGCGCCCGCACCGAGCCGCCGCGCGTTCGTCGCCGGCGCCGCTGCGACCGCAGCCGCGGCCTATCTCGTCGTTCGTCCGCCGCTCGATCTGTGGCCCTCGCTCGGCGATGTGATGGCCGACTACCATACCGCCACCGGCGAAACCAAAGACGTCAGCATCCCGGGCGATATCCGGCTGTCGCTCAACACGGCCACCAGCATCAAGCTGCAGAAGCCGGCGGATACGATCGAGCGGATCGAACTCCTCAGGGGAGAGGCCACCGTCACGGTCGGGGCGCAGCCGGGCCGCGAGCTGATCATCGTGGCCGGTGCCGGAGAGGCGAGAGCCCGCCACGCGCAGTTCAACGTCCTGCACGAGCAGGACGCGACCTGCGTCACCTGCCTTCAGGGCGAGGTGGAGGTGCGCCTCGGCACCGCCTCGTCGGTGCTGAGGCTGGGGCAGCAGCTCCGCTACGGCGCCGATGGGCTAGGATCGGCGACGCCGGCGGATATCGGGGAGGTGACGGCCTGGCGCGAAGGCCTGCTGATCTTCCACCAGCGGCCGCTGATGGATGTCGTCGCTGAGATCAATCGATACCGACCGGGCCGGGTGATGGTGGTCAATGCCGAACTCGGCCGGCGCGTTGTCAACGGCCGCTTCCGCGTCGACAATGTCGATGGCGTTATGGCGATGTTCGAACAGATCTTCGGCGCCAAGCTGACGCGGCTGCCGGGCGGCATCGTGCTGCTGGGCTGA